The following are from one region of the Candidatus Binatia bacterium genome:
- a CDS encoding Cof-type HAD-IIB family hydrolase, producing the protein MKQLPKLVAFDVDGTLVGRDLAISEGVRAAVARMQDAGVAGCLVTGRMYRATVPFARDLEFDAPVICYQGAAIIDPTTDDVLSHTALDNALVREIVGIAEQGKMHLQLYRNDEYYCEARNRFSDLYASLSEAQPVVVASLREAFAYSPATKAVIVADEPDARRYDEALRARFEGRANVTRSLPEFVEILDLAVDKGAALRFVAERLGVEIERTVAIGDSWNDRPLLEAAGFGVAMGSAPDELRVVADAIVADVAHDGVVEALERYVLA; encoded by the coding sequence TTGAAGCAACTCCCGAAGCTGGTGGCGTTCGACGTCGACGGCACGCTCGTCGGCCGCGACCTGGCGATATCGGAGGGGGTGCGCGCGGCGGTGGCGCGGATGCAGGACGCCGGCGTCGCGGGCTGCCTCGTAACGGGGCGGATGTACCGCGCGACGGTTCCGTTCGCGCGCGACCTCGAGTTCGACGCACCGGTGATCTGCTACCAGGGCGCGGCAATCATCGACCCCACGACCGACGACGTGCTCTCGCACACTGCGCTGGACAACGCGTTGGTTCGAGAGATCGTCGGCATCGCGGAGCAAGGGAAGATGCACTTGCAGCTCTATCGCAACGACGAGTACTACTGCGAGGCGCGCAACCGCTTCTCCGATCTCTACGCGTCGCTCTCGGAGGCGCAACCGGTCGTCGTAGCCTCGCTGCGCGAGGCGTTTGCGTATAGTCCGGCGACGAAGGCGGTGATCGTGGCCGACGAGCCCGACGCGCGCCGATACGACGAAGCGTTACGCGCGCGGTTCGAAGGTCGCGCAAACGTCACGCGCAGCCTGCCGGAGTTCGTGGAAATATTGGATCTCGCGGTGGATAAAGGCGCGGCGCTGCGTTTCGTTGCCGAACGGCTCGGCGTCGAGATCGAGCGCACCGTCGCGATCGGCGACTCCTGGAACGACCGGCCGCTGCTCGAGGCCGCCGGATTCGGCGTCGCGATGGGCTCGGCGCCCGACGAACTCCGCGTCGTCGCGGATGCGATCGTCGCCGACGTGGCGCACGACGGGGTCGTCGAGGCGCTCGAGCGATACGTTCTCGCGTGA
- a CDS encoding FtsQ-type POTRA domain-containing protein has protein sequence MKNRRSRRSPVERIRPFWMPIALCTALAIGLLVVGLAWPGFQPKHVSVSGNHRVSRHEILVRAAIAPHESIWLQNTGEMASRIAAIPFVGTASVHRLPPATIAIVVEERIPFAVLRAGGEAGLVDRALRVLSPPPADSSLPVFVIAAGPLLDDGTFVKARDAIALRDDYDAIVAAKIAPAQLAFDRYGGLVVTLHNGLRLLLGSERDLAQKVALVNPILSQVVGKERRVAAIDLRAPATPVIVYR, from the coding sequence GTGAAGAACCGGCGAAGCCGGAGGTCGCCGGTCGAGCGCATCAGGCCGTTCTGGATGCCGATCGCGCTCTGCACCGCGCTCGCGATCGGGCTGCTCGTGGTGGGCCTGGCGTGGCCGGGCTTTCAGCCGAAACACGTCTCGGTCAGCGGCAATCATCGGGTCAGCCGTCACGAAATTCTCGTTCGCGCCGCGATCGCTCCGCACGAGAGCATCTGGCTGCAGAACACCGGGGAGATGGCGAGCCGGATCGCGGCGATCCCGTTCGTTGGAACCGCGTCCGTTCACCGCCTTCCGCCCGCGACGATCGCGATCGTCGTCGAGGAGCGCATACCGTTCGCGGTTCTGCGCGCCGGGGGCGAAGCGGGGCTCGTCGATCGCGCGCTCCGCGTCTTATCGCCGCCGCCGGCGGATTCGAGCCTGCCGGTCTTCGTAATCGCGGCGGGGCCGCTGCTCGACGACGGGACGTTCGTCAAGGCTCGCGACGCGATCGCGCTGCGCGACGATTACGACGCGATCGTCGCGGCAAAGATCGCGCCGGCGCAGTTAGCGTTCGATCGCTACGGCGGGCTCGTCGTCACGCTGCATAATGGCCTGCGCCTGCTGCTGGGCAGCGAGAGGGACCTCGCGCAGAAAGTCGCGCTGGTCAATCCGATTCTCTCGCAGGTTGTTGGGAAGGAGCGGCGAGTCGCGGCGATCGACTTGCGGGCGCCGGCGACGCCGGTGATCGTCTACCGCTGA